The Sulfurihydrogenibium sp. genome includes the window CAAGATAAAAAGAGACTTAGTTTTACCGCTCATCGAAGAATCTATAAAAATATATGACTTTAAAGAATTTGTTCCAATATCTGCTATCAAAAATCTAAATATTGATGAGCTTATTGAAACAATAAAAAAATACCTACCAGAATCTCCGCCTTTGTACCCAGAAGACCAAATAACAGACCTGCCACTAAAGTTTTATATAGCAGAAATCATTCGTGAAAAAGTATTTTTAAATACAAGGCAAGAGGTTCCATACTCTGTTGCTGTTGAAGTTGAAAGTATACAAGAAGGAGAAAAGAATAAAAATCTGCTTATTATTGATGCAGTCATTTATGTTGAAAGAGAAAATCATAAAGGTATAATTATAGGTAAACAAGGACAGATGTTAAAGAAAATCGGCATGCAAGCAAGAGAAGAGCTTGAGTTTTTACTTGGTAAAAAAGTTCATCTAAATCTGTATGTAAAAGTTAAAGAGAGATGGAAAGAAGATTTACCACTACTTAGAGAGCTTGGTTATAACCAAATATCATAAAAAAGGAAGGCGCTATGTCCCCAATAATTGAAGTTTTAAAGGAAACTCTAAAAAGGGCTATAGGCAAAAGAGATTATAAAACCATAGAAAAGATTATTATAAAAACCCACAAAGGAGACATAGCCGAAGTCTTTAAATATCTAAATAAAGAAGAAAGAAAAATCTTAATGCTTACCTTAATCAAATCAAACATTCAAAAAGCTGGCGATGTTTTTCAAGACCTTGAAGAAGATATAAAATCTGAATTGCTTAGAAATTTAAGCTCAAAAGACTTAACAAATCTTTTGAATAATCTCCCGGTTAATGAAATTGTAAAAATTATAGACCATATCCCTGATGATGTAAGAGATATTATTCTAAAAAATTTAGAGAAAGAAAAGATTGAAGAGTTAGAAGAGTTAGAACAACTGCTTACTACCAATGAAGATAACATAGCATCTATCATTAGAGAAGATTTTCTAAGTATCAACGAAAACATTACAGTTCAAGAAGCTATTGAAATTGTAAAAAATGCAGATAAAGAGATAGAGATTCTTTATATCTATGTTGTTGATGATAAAAACAGGCTTATTGGCGTTGTCTCGCTGAAGGAATTAATCACATCTCCGGGTAATATTTTAGTAAAAGATATAATGACAAGAGAGCTTATAACTGTAAGCATAAACGCTACAAAAGAAGAAGTTATTGATATTTTTAAAAGATACGACCTTTATATTTTACCTGTTATTAATGATGAGGAAGAGCTTGTAGGTGTAGTTTATATTGAAGATATAATTGATGTAATCTCTGAGAAAACAACAGAAGACTTCTTTAAAATGGCAGGAGCAAAAGAAGAGGAGCTTTTTTATCAAGATAAGACGTTTAAAATTGCAAAATTAAGAATGCCTTGGCTTTTAACCGCAACATTTGGAGAGTTTATAACAGCTATAATCATAAGTTTTTTTAGTTTTACAATTGAGCAGTTTTTACCAATCATTTTTTTCTTGCCAATGGTTGCCGCCCTTAGTGGTAATATAAGCTCTCAAGCTGCCATCATTACAGCAAGAGGACTAAAAGAAGGAAGACTTTCGGAAAACATAGTTGATTATATCCGTTCAATAATAAAAGAGTTAAAAGTTGCTTTGGTAATTGGTTTTGGAGCTGGCTTGTTGGTTGGTTTAATCTCTTCTTTATGGATAAACAATCATAAACTTGGAATGATAGTTGGAGTTGCTTTATTTTTTAGCATAGTTATAGCCGGCTTAATTGGTAGCTTAATACCATATATTATGGACAAGATGGGTAAAGACCCAACCTTAGCAACCGGAGTTTTAGCATTAACCATTACAGATATCGTTGGAATATCAATATATCTATCCGTTGCAACATACTTTATACATTACTTACATTTATAGAGGTCAGTATCATGGAGACAATCGCAATTCACCCACCATTTACACACTTTGCAATAGCTTTTCCATTAATGCTGTTAATCGTTCATTTGTTTTATATGATAAACAAAAAAGAGTTAGACAGTCTGCACTTTGTATTAACATTCTTATCAGCTTTGGCTGTTATTGTTGCTACCATAACCGGCATTATAGCTCATGAACCAATAGAAACTAAGCTTGAAGAGATTAAGGCTTTTGGCTATCATCAAAAACTTGGCTTACTTCTTGCACTTTATTTTGTTATATTATCTGTCGTAAGAATCATAATGACTAAAACAAAAACACTTAACTTAGTATTTACAATCTTATTGATAATTGGCGTTGTTCTTTTATTTATTCAAGGAAAGCTTGGCGGTTCAATCGTTTATGAAAACATGATTACACCATGGTTAAAGTGAAGCTGTTCCAAAAATTAACGTTGTCATTCTGCAGCCGGCGAAGAATCTCAACCTCAAAGATGTCATTATGAGCGAAGCGAAGAATCTCATGTTTTTAATGAATTTCTTACCCGACGTGTACTAAACATTATAATGTTATAAAATTTTTTAAACCTGTTTAAAAACCTTGGAGACAGCATGAAAATATACATAATTACTATATTTCCGGATTATTTTGAATGTTTTAAAAATTATGGAGTTGTGAATAAGGCTATAAAAAACGGACTTGTTGAGATAAACACTATAAATCTTAGAGATTTTACAACAGATAAGCATAAAACAGTTGATGATGTTGTTTATGGTGGTGGTCCCGGAATGCTTTTGAAACCAGAGCCTATATTTAAAGCATTTGACTATATAAAAAATATATCCAAAAATCCTTATACTATAATAACCGAGCCATGGGGAAAAACTTTTAATCAAGAAATAGCAAGAAAATTGGCGGAAAAAGAAGAGATTGTAATAATTTGTGGAAGGTATGAGGGGGTTGATGAAAGAGTTAAAACGTTAGTAGATGAGGAGATATCTATCGGTGATTATATTTTATCGGGTGGAGAGCCGGCTGCATTGGTTATTATGGACAGTGTTATTAGATTGCTTCCAGGTGTTTTATCTGATGACGAAAGTAAAGAAGTAGATTCTTTCAGTGATGGACTGCTTGGATACCCTAACTACACAAGACCGGCTGAATTTAGAGGTATGAAAGTTCCGGAAGTTTTACTATCCGGTAACCATAAATTGATAGAAAAATGGAGGAGGTTCCAAAAACTAAAAAGAACTTACAAAAATAGACCAGATTTATTAGAAAAAGCAAAATTATCTGTTGAAGATAAACAGCTATTAAAGTATATTATAGAAGGTAAAGAATTTGAAGATTTGATTAAAGAGGGAAAAATTGCTTAGTTTTGAAAAACCACCAATAGATATTCTTGAAGACGAAGAAAAGTATATAGTAATAATAGATTTGCCCGGATGTAAAAGAGAAGATATAGAAATAACAGGTGATGAGAAAACTTTAAAAATCAGAGCTCTTAAAAGTATAAACCTGCCGGGAAAGTATATTTTAATGGAACGTTTCACAGGAATTGTCAAAAGAAGTATCAGATTTCCGCAATACATAGATATCTCAAAAGGCAAGGCAGTTTATGAAAACGGCTGCTTGATTATCTATATACCAAAAGCAAAAAATCAGTTTATAATAGATACTATTTGTAAAATTTCAATTTTTTAAAAACTGCAGGAGGTCTGAATGGGTCAATTTGAAGATAGATTAGATTTGCCTGAGCTGCCATCAACATACCCACTTATTCCAACAAGAGATGTTGTAGTTTTTCCTTATATGGTATTTCCACTTTTTATAGGAAGACCATTTTCAATTAAGGCAGTAGAAGAAGCACTTGATAATAATCAAAGATACATCTTTCTCTCTCTTCAGAAAGACAAAGAAAAAGAAATTCCGACAAAAAAAGACATTCATGAGATAGGTGTTGTTGCTACAATTATCAGAATGATGAAGCTTGAAGATAATCGTATTAAAATCCTTGTTCAAGGTGTTTCAAGAGGAAGAATAAAAGAATTAAAAAAAGTAGATGATTACTATCAAGTGGAAGTTGAAATTATAGAAGACCCGGAAGTAGAAGAAACATTAGAAATTCAAGCACTTAAACATTCACTAAAAGATTTATTAGACAAGGCTATTTCGCTTGGCAAGCAGATAGTGCCAGATTTAGTTGAGATAATAAAATCTGTAGAAGAGCCGGGAAGACTTGCCGATTTGGTTGCATCTATACTTGATATAAAAGCAGAAGAAGCACAGCAGATTTTAGAAATCTTAGACCCTGTTGAAAGATTAAGATTTGTTCATGATAAATTTTTAAAAGAAGTAGGAATATTAGAGCTTCAGCAAAAAATTAGAATATCTGCAAGAGAAGCGATTGAAAAAGACCAAAGAGAATACTTTTTAAGACAGCAAATAAAAGCAATTCAAGAAGAGCTTGGTGAAAAAGATGAAAAGCAGGAAGAAATAGAAAACTACAAAAAGAAAATAGAAGAATCTGGAATGCCAAAGGAAATAAAGGAAGAGGCTTTAAAGCAACTTAGAAGATTTGAAAAAATGCATCCAGATTCAGCAGAAGCAGGTGTTATTAGAACTTATCTTGATTGGCTTGTAGAACTTCCATGGAATAAAAGAACAAAAGACAGACTCGACCTTAAAATTGCTAAGAAAATCCTTGATGAAGACCATTATGACTTAGAGAAAATAAAAGAAAGAATCTTAGAGTATTTAGCTGTATTAAAGCTTAAAAAAGAGAGCTCAAAAAGGGATAGATCTATAAAAGGACCTATATTATGCTTTGTTGGACCGCCGGGTGTAGGTAAAACTTCACTTGGAAGGTCTATTGCAAAAGCGTTAAACAGAAAATTTGTTAGAATCTCTCTTGGCGGAGTAAGAGACGAAGCAGAAATAAGAGGTCATAGAAGAACGTACGTTGGAGCGATGCCCGGAAAAATCATCCAGGTAATAAAACAAGCCGGAACAAAAAACCCGGTAATAATGTTAGACGAGGTAGATAAAATCGGCTTAGATTTTAAAGGAGACCCAACAGCTGCACTCTTGGAAGTCTTAGACCCGGAACAGAATAGAGAGTTTGTAGACCATTACCTTGGCGTTCCTTTTGATTTGTCAGAAGTAATGTTTATTTGTACAGCAAACAGATTAGATACCATTCCAAGACCTTTATTAGACAGAATGGAGGTTATTAGACTCTCAGGTTATTCAGAAGAAGAAAAATTGCATATTGCTAAAAAATATCTAATTCCTAAGCAATTAAAAGAAAACGGCTTAGATGAAAAAACCATAGAATTTTCAGACAAAGCAATCACGTTCTTAATTAGAGGCTATACAAGAGAAGCAGGCGTTAGAAACCTTGAAAGACAGATAGGTTCTATCATTAGAAAAATAGCTAAAAAAATAATAGAAACTGGAAAGAAAAAGAAATATAAAATTACTCCAAGTCTAATTAAAAAATTCTTAGGAGCACCGATCTACTCAACAGAGAAAGAAGAGAAAGATGAGATCGGCGTTGTTACAGGACTGGCTTGGACTGAGTTTGGGGGAGAAATTCTCAAAATAGAAGTAACGAGGATGGCAGGAAAAGGCAATTTAGTTCTTACAGGTTCACTTGGCGATGTAATGAAAGAATCTGCAAGAATTGCATTCTCTTATGTAAAATCTAAAGCTAAAGAGCTTGGAATTGACCCGGAAGAATTTGGTAAATACGATTTACATATTCACGTGCCTGCGGGCGCTATTCCAAAAGATGGACCATCGGCAGGTATAGCAATTACAACAGGCATTGCATCTGTATTTACAAACAGACCTGTAAGGTCAGATGTTGCAATGACAGGAGAAATCACATTAAGAGGAAAAGTTTTACCTGTTGGTGGACTAAAAGAGAAGATTTTAGCAGCAAAAAGAGCCGGAATAAAAACAGTAATTTTACCAAAAGACAACAAAGAAGAAGTCATGTCAGACCTTCCACCGTATGTAAGAAAATCAATGAATTTAATTTTTGTAGACCATATTGATGAAGTTTTCAAAATCGCATTAAGAGAGGAAAAAAAAGAAGTTGAAAATCAGGAAAGCGAAAGTTAAAGATGCAACCGAAATTTTTAAAATCTTACAGCATTTTGCACTAAAAGAAGTTTTACTACCAAGAAGTTTAAACAGTATATATGAAAATATACGAGATTTTTTTGTGTGTGAAATAGATGGTAAGATTGTTGGCGTTGGGTCTTTGCATGTATACTGGGAAGATTTGGCGGAGATAAAATCTTTGGCTGTAAAAGAAGAGTATCAGCATCTTGGGATAGGTAGAAGCATAGTCCAAGAGTGTTTAAATGAAGCCAAAGAGCTTGGTATAAAAAGAGTTTTTGCTTTAACTTACGTTCCAGAATTTTTTAAAAAAATTGGATTTGAAATTACAGATAAATCTAACTTTCCGCAAAAGGTATGGACTGAATGCATTTATTGTGTAAAATTTAATGATTGTCATGAAATTCCTGTATCTATAAACTTGGAGCAAGAATGAAGCATATATATCTTTGCAGACATGGTGAAAGTGAATACAACGCAAAAAAAATAGTTCAAGGGCATATAGACACAGATTTAACAGAAAATGGGATATTGCAAGCTAAAAAACTTGGTCATTTTTTGAAAGATAAAGGAATAAAAAAAGTAATATCTTCTGATTTAAAAAGAGCATTCAAAACAGCACAGATTGTGGCAGAAATTTTAAAAGTAAATCATGAAGTTGACCCAAGAATTAGAGAGATGCATTTTGGCACATGGGAAGGCTTAAGCTATGACTGGATTTATCAAAACGCAAAAGAACATTTTGATAACTGGTTAGCAAATCCTGTAAAGCATCCTTTACCAAAGCAAGAAAGCATAGAATCTTTTGAAAAAAGGCTAAGGCTATTTTTTGAAGATGTAAGAAACCACAATGAAGACAATATTTTAGTAGTTGGGCACGGTGGTTCAATACAGGGTTTACTTTGCATAGCTATGAATCTTTCCATGGAGCATCTTTGGAAATTTAGACATAATAATACAGGATTATCGCTAATTTTATCTGATAAAAATAGCACAAATGTTAAATTTATAAATATGGCTTACCATCTTGAAAATTCTTTAGAAGGTGGTATTATAACTTTATGATTTTTTGGAGGTAAAAACATGGATAATGTAGTTGTTTTTGAAAATAAGAATAAACCATCGTATTTAGAGACAGGTTTATTTATTGGCGTTATTTTGGCATTCTTAGGATT containing:
- the mgtE gene encoding magnesium transporter; the encoded protein is MSPIIEVLKETLKRAIGKRDYKTIEKIIIKTHKGDIAEVFKYLNKEERKILMLTLIKSNIQKAGDVFQDLEEDIKSELLRNLSSKDLTNLLNNLPVNEIVKIIDHIPDDVRDIILKNLEKEKIEELEELEQLLTTNEDNIASIIREDFLSINENITVQEAIEIVKNADKEIEILYIYVVDDKNRLIGVVSLKELITSPGNILVKDIMTRELITVSINATKEEVIDIFKRYDLYILPVINDEEELVGVVYIEDIIDVISEKTTEDFFKMAGAKEEELFYQDKTFKIAKLRMPWLLTATFGEFITAIIISFFSFTIEQFLPIIFFLPMVAALSGNISSQAAIITARGLKEGRLSENIVDYIRSIIKELKVALVIGFGAGLLVGLISSLWINNHKLGMIVGVALFFSIVIAGLIGSLIPYIMDKMGKDPTLATGVLALTITDIVGISIYLSVATYFIHYLHL
- a CDS encoding N-acetyltransferase, which codes for MKIRKAKVKDATEIFKILQHFALKEVLLPRSLNSIYENIRDFFVCEIDGKIVGVGSLHVYWEDLAEIKSLAVKEEYQHLGIGRSIVQECLNEAKELGIKRVFALTYVPEFFKKIGFEITDKSNFPQKVWTECIYCVKFNDCHEIPVSINLEQE
- a CDS encoding Hsp20/alpha crystallin family protein; this encodes MLSFEKPPIDILEDEEKYIVIIDLPGCKREDIEITGDEKTLKIRALKSINLPGKYILMERFTGIVKRSIRFPQYIDISKGKAVYENGCLIIYIPKAKNQFIIDTICKISIF
- the lon gene encoding endopeptidase La, yielding MGQFEDRLDLPELPSTYPLIPTRDVVVFPYMVFPLFIGRPFSIKAVEEALDNNQRYIFLSLQKDKEKEIPTKKDIHEIGVVATIIRMMKLEDNRIKILVQGVSRGRIKELKKVDDYYQVEVEIIEDPEVEETLEIQALKHSLKDLLDKAISLGKQIVPDLVEIIKSVEEPGRLADLVASILDIKAEEAQQILEILDPVERLRFVHDKFLKEVGILELQQKIRISAREAIEKDQREYFLRQQIKAIQEELGEKDEKQEEIENYKKKIEESGMPKEIKEEALKQLRRFEKMHPDSAEAGVIRTYLDWLVELPWNKRTKDRLDLKIAKKILDEDHYDLEKIKERILEYLAVLKLKKESSKRDRSIKGPILCFVGPPGVGKTSLGRSIAKALNRKFVRISLGGVRDEAEIRGHRRTYVGAMPGKIIQVIKQAGTKNPVIMLDEVDKIGLDFKGDPTAALLEVLDPEQNREFVDHYLGVPFDLSEVMFICTANRLDTIPRPLLDRMEVIRLSGYSEEEKLHIAKKYLIPKQLKENGLDEKTIEFSDKAITFLIRGYTREAGVRNLERQIGSIIRKIAKKIIETGKKKKYKITPSLIKKFLGAPIYSTEKEEKDEIGVVTGLAWTEFGGEILKIEVTRMAGKGNLVLTGSLGDVMKESARIAFSYVKSKAKELGIDPEEFGKYDLHIHVPAGAIPKDGPSAGIAITTGIASVFTNRPVRSDVAMTGEITLRGKVLPVGGLKEKILAAKRAGIKTVILPKDNKEEVMSDLPPYVRKSMNLIFVDHIDEVFKIALREEKKEVENQESES
- a CDS encoding histidine phosphatase family protein; the encoded protein is MKHIYLCRHGESEYNAKKIVQGHIDTDLTENGILQAKKLGHFLKDKGIKKVISSDLKRAFKTAQIVAEILKVNHEVDPRIREMHFGTWEGLSYDWIYQNAKEHFDNWLANPVKHPLPKQESIESFEKRLRLFFEDVRNHNEDNILVVGHGGSIQGLLCIAMNLSMEHLWKFRHNNTGLSLILSDKNSTNVKFINMAYHLENSLEGGIITL
- the era gene encoding GTPase Era, which produces MENLQNYENFRVGFVAIVGRPNVGKSTLLNNIIGTKLSIVSPRPQTTRMRILGVKHLPDAQIIFLDTPGVQKGGDLLTKSVMESVISGIESADVILMVIDAEAGWTKEDKEVVENYLKKVNKPAILAINKIDKIKRDLVLPLIEESIKIYDFKEFVPISAIKNLNIDELIETIKKYLPESPPLYPEDQITDLPLKFYIAEIIREKVFLNTRQEVPYSVAVEVESIQEGEKNKNLLIIDAVIYVERENHKGIIIGKQGQMLKKIGMQAREELEFLLGKKVHLNLYVKVKERWKEDLPLLRELGYNQIS
- the trmD gene encoding tRNA (guanosine(37)-N1)-methyltransferase TrmD translates to MKIYIITIFPDYFECFKNYGVVNKAIKNGLVEINTINLRDFTTDKHKTVDDVVYGGGPGMLLKPEPIFKAFDYIKNISKNPYTIITEPWGKTFNQEIARKLAEKEEIVIICGRYEGVDERVKTLVDEEISIGDYILSGGEPAALVIMDSVIRLLPGVLSDDESKEVDSFSDGLLGYPNYTRPAEFRGMKVPEVLLSGNHKLIEKWRRFQKLKRTYKNRPDLLEKAKLSVEDKQLLKYIIEGKEFEDLIKEGKIA
- a CDS encoding DUF2231 domain-containing protein, which translates into the protein METIAIHPPFTHFAIAFPLMLLIVHLFYMINKKELDSLHFVLTFLSALAVIVATITGIIAHEPIETKLEEIKAFGYHQKLGLLLALYFVILSVVRIIMTKTKTLNLVFTILLIIGVVLLFIQGKLGGSIVYENMITPWLK